The following proteins come from a genomic window of Aspergillus oryzae RIB40 DNA, chromosome 4:
- a CDS encoding CDC50/LEM3 family protein (cell cycle control protein) produces MSHTEAARTDSLGEQETRGDVESDKKAKNRRPANTAFRQQRLKAWQPILTPRSVLPLFFVVGVIFAPIGGLLLWASSEVQEIVIDYSECADKAQRTPVPIPDKVQSSFKSSNQQPNPTWMKYRDEQTNETICRLSFKIPESIEPPVFMYYRLTNFYQNHRRYVKSLDIDQLKGKPVDNKTIDGGSCDPLKLDDSGKAYYPCGLIANSMFNDTIKSPELLNDGNDDDPVVYVMTNKGIAWDSDKQLIKTTQYKPGQVVPPPNWQARYPHNYTTEIPDLHDNEEFMVWMRTAALPNFSKLSRRNDTTAMSPGTYQLDIADHFPVTEYGGTKSILISSRTVIGGQNPFMGIAYVVVGGLCVLLGALFTIAHLVRPRKLGDHTYLTWNNEQESSAIATGRDNRFGPNTH; encoded by the exons ATGTCTCATACCGAGGCCGCTCGTACGGATTCCTTGGGTGAACAGGAAACTCGGGGTGATGTCGAGAGCGATAAAAAGGCCAAAAACAGGCGACCTGCAA ATACTGCTTTTCGGCAACAGCGCTTGAAAGCCTGGCA GCCTATCTTGACGCCGAGGAGTGTACTGCCTTTGTTTTTCGTCGTTGGTGTCATTTTTGCACCCATTGGGGGCCTTCTTTTATGGGCAAGCTCTGAG GTACAAGAAATTGTGATAGACTACTCTGAATGTGCTGATAAAGCACAACGGACCCCTGTCCCAATCCCAGACAAAGTCCAATCGTCTTTCAAATCTTCCAATCAGCAGCCTAATCCGACCTGGATGAAATATAGAGATGAACAGACGAACGAGACCATTTGTCGCTTGAGTTTCAAGATCCCGGAGAGCATCGAACCTCCTGTGTTTATGTACTATCGTCTGACAAATTTCTACCAAAACCATCGGCGATACGTGAAATCGCTAGACATAGACCAACTTAAAGGAAAGCCAGTCGACAATAAAACCATTGATGGCGGTTCATGTGACCCCCTAAAGCTTGATGACAGCGGCAAAGCATACTATCCATGTGGACTTATCGCCAACTCCATGTTCAACGATACAATCAAAAGCCCCGAGCTCTTGAACGACGGAAACGACGATGATCCTGTAGTATACGTCATGACTAACAAGGGCATCGCATGGGATAGCGACAAGCAACTCATTAAGACCACACAGTACAAACCAGGACAGGTTGTCCCTCCCCCGAACTGGCAGGCCCGCTATCCGCATAATTATACCACTGAGATTCCTGACCTTCACGATAATGAGGAATTTATGGTTTGGATGAGAACAGCTGCATTGCCTAACTTCAGCAAACTGTCCCGGAGGAATGATACCACGGCAATGTCACCAGGCACTTACCAATTGGACATCGCTGACC ACTTTCCCGTTACAGAGTACGGGGGAACAAAGTCAATACTCATATCTTCTCGGACCGTTATCGGTGGGCAGAACCCTTTTATGGGTATTGCGTATGTGGTTGTTGGCGGTCTATGCGTCCTTCTTGGTGCGCTTTTCACCATCGCTCACCTAGTGCGGCCAAG GAAGCTTGGAGATCACACATACTTGACCTGGAATAACGAGCAGGAAAGTAGCGCCATAGCAACCGGTAGAGATAATAGGTTTGGGCCGAATACCCATTAA
- a CDS encoding SWIRM domain-containing protein (predicted protein) codes for MTSPESSCVSVGMTSFTVASPLGRSDKTNMNRLSSVSSLMSPPESKPFDSFNPAFSPHQLSQNPSYSHDMKLPPISVDRKRTQSEMDLPSPPVTPYTGNKKRKSNASEQVEGDAVVGSSRDPVLFPRHDSLTEVATDEPLFGPMLPTETEALVEQHINSHMARFENKLNKPTRDEYLLALSCVPIVSAQYNRNPGAWAKEERETLERQLVMMNRCRPHTLEAKLKRIAPAPAKRTFPAQTRAQRTPRAKRTPRFTPKQKVLDTFDLTPQSSNKQPRAIGTNRDDTDYKSIMDYSPPLETLGSNAKALKADWKGQMLDLSNDSDRHLLNAAELNLAATLRLSCATYLCSKRRIFEARVKALNVGKEFRKTDAQQACKIDVNKASKLWTAYDRVGWFRPEHFEQFLK; via the exons ATGACGTCACCTGAAAGCTCATGTGTT TCTGTTGGGATGACCTCGTTTACTGTTGCCTCACCTTTGGGCCGAAGCGACAAAACAAACATGAATCGTTTATCATCCGTTTCCAGCCTAATGTCGCCCCCAGAGTCCAAACCGTTCGATAGTTTTAACCCTGCATTTTCACCCCATCAACTGTCACAGAATCCCTCATACAGCCATGACATGAAACTTCCTCCCATCTCCGTTGACCGGAAGCGAACACAATCGGAGATGGACTTGCCGTCGCCACCTGTCACTCCCTACACAGGcaacaaaaaaaggaagtCAAATGCATCAGAGCAGGTCGAGGGAGATGCGGTAGTTGGCTCTTCAAGGGATCCTGTCCTTTTCCCTCGCCACGATTCGCTCACAGAGGTTGCCACTGATGAGCCGTTGTTCGGTCCTATGCTTCCGACAGAGACGGAAGCATTGGTTGAGCAACACATTAATTCCCACATGGCAAGATttgaaaataaattaaataaacCGACACGCGATGAATATCTTCTAGCTCTTTCGTGTGTGCCAATCGTTTCAGCTCAATATAATCGCAACCCAGGAGCATGGGCTAAAGAGGAGCGAGAAACGCTCGAGCGCCAACTAGTTATGATGAATCGCTGTCGTCCGCACACGTTGGAAGCGAAATTAAAGAGAATCGCCCCCGCGCCGGCTAAGAGGACATTTCCTGCTCAAACTCGTGCGCAGCGGACTCCCAGGGCCAAGCGTACACCAAGATTCACACCAAAGCAGAAAGTTTTGGACACATTTGACTTAACCCCACAATCCAGTAACAAGCAACCCCGAGCTATAGGCACAAATCGGGATGACACAGATTATAAGTCGATTATGGATTACTCCCCTCCTTTAGAGACTCTCGGAAGCAATGCGAAAGCCTTGAAGGCAGACTGGAAAGGACAAATGCTGGATCTCAGCAATGATTCAGATCGACACTTGTTGAACGCCGCTGAGCTCAACCTTGCAGCCACATTAAGGCTTTCCTGTGCAACATATCTATGCAGCAAGCGTCGCATTTTTGAGGCTCGTGTTAAGGCTTTGAATGTTGGGAAAGAATTTCGGAAGACAGATGCTCAACAGGCTTGCAAGATTGACGTTAACAAAGCAAGCAAGCTTTGGACAGCATATGACCGAGTTGGCTGGTTCAGACCGGAGCATTTCGAGCAATTTCTTAAATGA